The Gemmatimonadaceae bacterium genome has a segment encoding these proteins:
- a CDS encoding GxxExxY protein, which yields MAFVDANYPLSELTGDVIAGFYRTYDAFGFGFLESVYRRALSVELKLAGLGVEREVPFELFHLGEAIGRYRADLIIEKTLIVEIKTGRFLDSEAIPQVLNYLNVTRLPLGLILFFGPKPKVKRVILDSTREYPVISRLKDRSTQSFGGANAVSVASVAHCSSPIIGSSQDSGNG from the coding sequence ATGGCATTCGTTGACGCGAACTATCCGCTTTCTGAGCTCACAGGCGACGTCATCGCGGGATTCTACCGTACCTACGACGCCTTTGGATTCGGCTTTTTGGAATCCGTCTACAGACGGGCACTGTCCGTCGAACTCAAGCTCGCGGGGCTTGGCGTTGAGCGAGAAGTGCCCTTCGAGCTATTCCATCTGGGTGAGGCGATTGGGCGCTATCGCGCCGATCTGATCATCGAAAAGACGCTTATCGTAGAGATAAAGACGGGCCGATTCCTCGACTCCGAAGCGATACCACAAGTGCTCAACTACTTGAACGTGACTCGGCTGCCTCTCGGTCTCATTCTATTCTTTGGCCCGAAGCCGAAAGTCAAACGAGTCATCCTCGACAGCACTCGCGAATACCCAGTCATCTCCCGGCTGAAAGATCGGTCCACGCAATCCTTCGGCGGTGCCAACGCCGTGTCAGTGGCTTCCGTGGCCCACTGTTCGAGTCCAATAATTGGTTCATCACAGGATTCCGGGAACGGTTGA
- a CDS encoding NUDIX domain-containing protein produces the protein MPREPIPTWYFAAVVVKHGDRFLLVQERKKDQGWHLPAGRVEPEESIAEGAVRETLEESGVKIRLTGILRIEHTPGSEARLRVVFLGEPRGATTTKQKPDRESLRAEWVSLAELPKYKLRRRGIEEVIRYVMNGGAAYPLDVLQEEGRPYPRARSGDGRGEEGTMGRLRRSIRVVLTGRDTKG, from the coding sequence TTGCCACGCGAGCCGATTCCTACCTGGTATTTCGCTGCGGTCGTCGTCAAGCATGGCGACCGCTTTCTCCTCGTGCAGGAGCGAAAGAAGGATCAGGGCTGGCATCTTCCGGCAGGGCGCGTCGAGCCCGAGGAGTCGATCGCCGAAGGAGCGGTGCGCGAGACGCTGGAGGAGTCAGGGGTCAAGATCCGATTGACCGGCATCCTGCGCATCGAACACACACCCGGGAGCGAGGCGCGACTGCGCGTCGTGTTCCTCGGCGAGCCACGCGGCGCGACGACGACGAAGCAGAAGCCGGATCGGGAGTCGCTGCGTGCCGAGTGGGTTTCGCTTGCGGAGCTCCCGAAATACAAGCTTCGTCGCCGCGGCATCGAGGAAGTCATTCGATACGTCATGAATGGTGGCGCTGCCTACCCCCTCGACGTGCTCCAGGAGGAAGGCCGACCATACCCACGCGCGCGATCGGGGGATGGACGCGGCGAAGAGGGAACGATGGGCCGGCTTCGCCGCTCGATACGCGTGGTGCTCACCGGTCGCGACACGAAAGGTTAG